In Populus nigra chromosome 1, ddPopNigr1.1, whole genome shotgun sequence, one genomic interval encodes:
- the LOC133680985 gene encoding mitochondrial uncoupling protein 2-like gives MADLKPTSDISFVEIFLCSAFAACFAEFCTIPLDTAKVRLQLQRKTFASEGVSLPKYRGLLGTVATIAREEGLAALWKGITAGLHRQFIYGGLRIGLYEPVKSFLVGSDFVGDIPLYQKILAALLTGAMAIVIANPTDLVKVRLQAEGKLPAGVPGRYAGALDAYFTIVRQEGLGALWTGLGPNIARNAIINAAELASYDEVKQTILQIPGFTDSAFTHVLAGLGAGFFAVCIGSPIDVVKSRMMGDSSYKNTVDCFIKTLKNEGIFAFYKGFLPNFGRLGSWNVVMFLTLEQVKKIVTGQAYYD, from the exons ATGGCTGATCTCAAGCCCACTTCTGATATTTCCTTCGTCGAAATCTTCCTGTGCAGTGCTTTCGCTGCTTGTTTTGCTGAG TTCTGCACCATCCCTTTGGACACTGCTAAAGTTAGGCTCCAGCTACAACGGAAAACATTTGCCTCGGAAGGAGTAAGTTTGCCTAAATATAGGGGTTTGTTGGGTACTGTGGCTACTATTGCCAGAGAAGAGGGTTTAGCAGCACTATGGAAAGGCATTACTGCAGGATTACATCGCCAGTTTATTTACGGTGGCTTAAGGATAGGATTATATGAACCG GTTAAATCTTTTTTGGTTGGCAGTGATTTTGTTGGGGACATTCCTTTGTACCAGAAAATACTCGCAGCTTTGTTAACTG GTGCTATGGCAATTGTAATTGCTAATCCAACTGATCTTGTTAAAGTTCGGCTTCAAGCTGAAGGGAAACTGCCAGCTGGGGTGCCTGGGCGATATGCTGGAGCTTTGGATGCTTATTTTACCATAGTGAGACAG GAAGGACTGGGGGCCTTGTGGACTGGACTTGGGCCAAATATAGCAAGGAATGCTATTATAAATGCTGCTGAACTCGCCAGTTATGATGAAGTGAAACAG ACAATATTGCAAATTCCGGGGTTCACGGACAGCGCCTTTACTCATGTTCTAGCTGGTCTCGGTGCAGGTTTTTTTGCAGTGTGTATTGGTTCTCCCATCGATGTA GTAAAATCTAGAATGATGGGAGATTCGTCCTACAAAAATACTGTTGACTGTTTTATCAAGACACTGAAGAATGAG GGAATTTTTGCGTTTTACAAAGGTTTCCTCCCAAATTTTGGGCGGCTGGGATCTTGGAATGTTGTAATGTTTTTGACCCTTGAGCAA GTCAAGAAAATAGTCACAGGGCAAGCATACTATGACTAA
- the LOC133705436 gene encoding proliferating cell nuclear antigen, which yields MLELRLVQGSLLKKVLEAIKDLVNDANFDCSSSGFSLQAMDSSHVALVALLLRSEGFEHYRCDRNTSMGMNLGNMSKMLKCAGNDDIITIKGDDGSDTVTFMFESPTQDKIADFEMKLMDIDSEHLGIPEAEYHAIVTMPSAEFSRICKDLSSIGDTVVISVTKEGVKFSTRGDIGTANIVLRQNTTVDKPEDATVIEMNEPVSLTFALRYMNSFTKATPLSNTVKISLSSELPVVVEYKIAEMGYVRYYLAPKIEEDEDENETKPQV from the exons atgttgGAGCTAAGGCTGGTACAAGGGTCTCTTCTGAAGAAAGTTTTAGAGGCAATCAAGGACCTGGTCAACGATGCAAACTTTGACTGCTCGTCATCTGGGTTCTCTCTCCAGGCCATGGATTCCAGCCACGTTGCCCTGGTGGCTCTACTCCTCAGATCGGAGGGTTTCGAGCACTACCGCTGTGACCGTAACACGTCAATGGGCATGAATCTTGGTAACATGTCTAAGATGCTGAAGTGTGCTGGAAACGATGACATCATCACCATTAAAGGCGATGATGGTAGCGATACAGTAACTTTCATGTTTGAAAGTCCCA CACAAGACAAAATTGCTGATTTTGAGATGAAACTGATGGACATCGATAGTGAGCACCTAGGAATCCCGGAGGCAGAATACCATGCTATTGTTACGATGCCTTCAGCCGAGTTTTCAAGGATTTGTAAAGATCTTTCTAGCATTGGTGATACAG TTGTGATCTCCGTGACAAAGGAGGGTGTTAAGTTTTCCACAAGAGGTGATATTGGAACTGCAAATATTGTCCTCAGGCAAAACACCACAGTTGATAAG CCGGAAGATGCCACTGTCATTGAGATGAACGAGCCAGTGTCATTGACATTTGCACTGAGGTACATGAACTCCTTCACGAAGGCAACCCCATTGTCAAACACAGTTAAAATCAGCTTGTCTTCAGAGCTACCTGTTGTGGTTGAGTACAAAATCGCTGAAATGGGTTACGTCAGATACTACTTGGCTCCAAAGATAGAAGAGGACGAGGATGAGAATGAGACTAAACctcaagtttaa
- the LOC133705428 gene encoding probable sugar phosphate/phosphate translocator At3g11320: MSRLFNVCLIASWYSSNIGVLLLNKYLLSSYGFKYPIFLTLCHMMACSLLSYIAISWLKIVPLQTIRSRWQFLKISALGVIFCSSVVTGNVSLRYLPVSFNQAVGATTPFFTAVFAYLLTFRREGWLTYVTLIPVVAGCVIASGGEPSFHLFGFLMCIGATAARALKSVVQGILLSSEGEKLHSMNLLMYMAPVAVLVLVPAAFFMERDVVGITISLARDDTKFIFYLLFNSSLAYFVNLTNFLVTKHTSALTLQVLGNAKGAVAVVISILIFQNPVSVTGIFGYSITVTGVFLYSEAKKRSRSN; the protein is encoded by the exons ATGAGCCGTCTATTCAACGTTTGCCTAATTGCATCATGGTACTCCTCTAATATAGGAGTTTTGCTGTTGAACAAATATTTGCTTAGCAGCTATGGATTCAAGTATCCCATATTTCTCACTTTGTGTCACATGATGGCTTGTTCATTGCTTAGTTACATTGCAATTTCATGGCTCAAGATTGTGCCTTTACAGACCATAAGGTCAAGATGGCAGTTTCTGAAGATCTCTGCTCTTGGGGTCATATTTTGCTCCTCTGTTGTGACTGGCAATGTATCTCTTAGATATCTTCCAGTGTCGTTTAATCAGGCTGTTGGGGCTACCACCCCATTTTTCACTGCAGTTTTTGCATATTTGCTGACGTTTAGAAGGGAAGGTTGGCTAACTTATGTTACTCTCATTCCTGTTGTCGCTGGTTGTGTCATTGCTAGTGGG GGGGAGCCGAGCTTTCatctttttgggtttttaatgTGTATTGGTGCTACAGCAGCACGGGCGCTCAAGTCTGTGGTTCAAGGGATTTTGCTGTCTTCTGAAGG GGAAAAACTTCATTCTATGAACCTCTTAATGTACATGGCTCCAGTAGCAGTTTTAGTCCTTGTTCCTGCAGCTTTTTTTATGGAGAGAGATGTCGTTGGAATCACAATTTCCCTTGCGAGGGATGATACGAAATTCATATTCTATCTGCTCTTCAATTCTTCTCTAGCATATTTTGTGAATTTGACCAACTTCTTGGTCACTAAGCATACCAGTGCTTTGACGCTTCAG GTCCTGGGAAATGCAAAGGGGGCTGTTGCAGTGGTTATTTCAATCTTGATCTTCCAGAATCCTGTATCAGTGACTGGGATATTTGGATACAGCATCACTGTTACTGGTGTTTTCCTTTACAGTGAAGCCAAGAAAAGGAGCCGGAGCAATTGA
- the LOC133679125 gene encoding cytosolic enolase 3-like yields MKLVNYDKGRYLGNSVSRAVKNINEKISEALSGMDPARQSQINQAMIDLDKTENKGELGANAMLAVSIAACKAGAAEKEVPLYKLIYDLSGKTSLTLPVPAFTVTGGGKHAGNNLAVQAETSENRVVVTLCPAYLYPVIGKDFVECK; encoded by the exons ATGAAGCTGGTGAACTACGATAAAGGAAGGTATCTTGGAAACAGTGTGAGTAGAGCTGTTAAGAACATTAATGAGAAGATTTCTGAAGCGTTGAGTGGTATGGACCCCGCACGTCAGTCTCAAATTAATCAGGCCATGATAGACTTGGACAAAACAGAAAACAAG GGTGAACTTGGAGCAAATGCTATGTTAGCAGTTTCAATTGCTGCATGCAAAGCTGGAGCCGCGGAAAAGGAG GTTCCGCTTTACAAACTCATTTATGATCTTTCTGGCAAAACCAGCCTGACTCTTCCTGTCCCTGCTTTCACTGTCACAGGTGGTGGAAAACATGCTGGGAACAATCTAGCCGTTCAG GCAGAGACATCAGAAAACAGGGTTGTAGTCACTCTGTGCCCTGCTTATCTTTATCCTGTTATTGGGAAGGACTTTGTAGAATGTAAATGA